The Nocardioides campestrisoli genome includes a window with the following:
- a CDS encoding DHA2 family efflux MFS transporter permease subunit, with protein MTTQTPPLPTEPTPAADRLDKRVLMIAGVVVLGGIMSILDVTVVSVALQTFQQEFDATAAQVAWTMTGYTLALATVIPLTGWAADRFGTKRLYLLAVLLFTLGSILCALADSLSALVAFRVLQGLGGGMLMPLGMTILTRAAGPDRVGRVMAIMGIPMLLGPIFGPILGGWLIDIASWHWIFLINVPIGAFAIGYAWLVLDKDDVEPSETFDFVGMLLLSPGLALFLYGVSSVPGAKEEQGTPWTGEVIGTMVVGILLLIAFVPWALRRANIHPLVELRLLKNRSMTVALLTMSLFAISFFGASLLFPLYFQQVRGEDALGAGLLLAPQGIGAMLTMPVAGFLVDKIGPGKIVMTGVAVITLGMGLFTQIDAETSYTYLLTALFIMGLGMGATMMPIMTAALATLTDHTIARGSTLLNIQQQVAASIGTALFSVILTDRLADQPAVQQARDLAEETGGSQDPGVLAEAAARLGIDPAGLEALFARAADGMADAFATVFVVATVLVGCCLVPAFFLPRRKLEKPVDPTVMAGH; from the coding sequence GTGACCACGCAGACCCCGCCGCTCCCCACGGAGCCGACGCCCGCCGCCGACCGCCTCGACAAGCGCGTCCTGATGATCGCCGGGGTCGTCGTCCTCGGTGGCATCATGTCGATCCTCGACGTCACCGTCGTCTCGGTGGCGCTCCAGACCTTCCAGCAGGAGTTCGACGCCACGGCCGCCCAGGTGGCCTGGACGATGACCGGCTACACGCTGGCCCTGGCCACCGTCATCCCGCTCACCGGGTGGGCCGCCGACCGGTTCGGCACGAAGCGGCTCTACCTGCTGGCGGTGCTGCTGTTCACCCTCGGCTCGATCCTGTGCGCGCTGGCCGACAGCCTCTCCGCACTGGTCGCCTTCCGGGTGCTCCAGGGCCTGGGCGGCGGCATGCTGATGCCGCTCGGCATGACCATCCTGACCCGCGCCGCGGGCCCGGACCGGGTGGGTCGCGTGATGGCGATCATGGGCATCCCGATGCTCCTGGGGCCGATCTTCGGGCCGATCCTCGGCGGCTGGCTGATCGACATCGCCTCGTGGCACTGGATCTTCCTGATCAACGTGCCGATCGGCGCCTTCGCGATCGGCTACGCCTGGCTCGTCCTCGACAAGGACGACGTCGAGCCCTCGGAGACCTTCGACTTCGTCGGCATGCTGCTCCTCTCCCCCGGGCTCGCGCTCTTCCTGTACGGCGTGAGCTCGGTCCCCGGCGCCAAGGAGGAGCAGGGCACGCCGTGGACCGGCGAGGTCATCGGCACCATGGTCGTCGGCATCCTGCTGCTGATCGCGTTCGTGCCGTGGGCGCTGCGCCGGGCCAACATCCACCCGCTGGTCGAGCTCCGGCTGCTGAAGAACCGGTCGATGACGGTCGCCCTGCTGACCATGTCGCTCTTCGCGATCTCCTTCTTCGGCGCCTCGCTGCTCTTCCCGCTCTACTTCCAGCAGGTGCGCGGCGAGGACGCGCTGGGCGCCGGGCTGCTGCTCGCCCCCCAGGGCATCGGGGCGATGCTGACCATGCCGGTGGCCGGCTTCCTGGTGGACAAGATCGGGCCCGGCAAGATCGTGATGACCGGCGTCGCGGTGATCACCCTCGGCATGGGGCTCTTCACCCAGATCGACGCCGAGACCAGCTACACCTACCTGCTCACCGCGCTCTTCATCATGGGTCTGGGCATGGGCGCCACGATGATGCCGATCATGACCGCGGCGCTGGCCACGCTCACCGACCACACCATCGCCCGCGGCTCCACCCTGCTCAACATCCAGCAGCAGGTGGCCGCCTCGATCGGGACGGCGCTCTTCTCGGTGATCCTCACCGACCGGCTGGCCGACCAGCCGGCGGTCCAGCAGGCGCGCGACCTGGCCGAGGAGACGGGCGGCAGCCAGGACCCGGGCGTGCTCGCCGAGGCCGCCGCCCGGCTCGGCATCGACCCGGCAGGTCTCGAGGCGCTCTTCGCCCGGGCAGCCGACGGGATGGCGGACGCGTTCGCCACGGTCTTCGTGGTCGCCACCGTGCTGGTCGGCTGCTGCCTGGTCCCGGCGTTCTTCCTGCCGCGGCGCAAGCTGGAGAAGCCGGTCGACCCCACGGTGATGGCCGGTCACTGA
- a CDS encoding SWIM zinc finger family protein, with protein MTLTHPRQPPRRSAPPGTWWGKAWVRSLEESAYGEQELKGGRRLARAGAVGAIAVAPGEYVAVVDDAFTVTGSVALFDPTDASLFVEVVASGAGLAAALLTGELPERLVEGLEEVGVELVPYAGELGWSCTCRPWIDPCEHAVAVATQVGWLLQADPLVLVHLRGLPRDELLARVHELTVRTGSGSGPGGGDEPAEDLADELVEDLEAGTDAALRAQVMLGEWE; from the coding sequence GTGACCCTCACCCACCCGCGCCAGCCGCCGCGCCGCAGCGCCCCGCCGGGGACGTGGTGGGGCAAGGCGTGGGTGCGCAGCCTGGAGGAGTCGGCGTACGGCGAGCAGGAGCTGAAAGGGGGGCGCCGGCTCGCGCGCGCCGGTGCGGTCGGCGCGATCGCGGTCGCCCCGGGGGAGTACGTCGCGGTGGTCGACGACGCGTTCACGGTGACGGGCAGCGTGGCGCTCTTCGACCCCACCGACGCCTCGCTCTTCGTGGAGGTCGTCGCCAGCGGCGCCGGGCTGGCCGCGGCCCTGCTCACCGGGGAGCTGCCCGAGCGGCTGGTCGAGGGGCTGGAGGAGGTCGGGGTCGAGCTGGTGCCCTACGCCGGCGAGCTCGGCTGGAGCTGCACCTGCCGGCCCTGGATCGACCCGTGCGAGCACGCGGTGGCGGTCGCCACCCAGGTGGGCTGGCTGCTGCAGGCCGACCCGCTGGTGCTGGTCCACCTGCGCGGCCTGCCGCGCGACGAGCTGCTGGCGCGGGTGCACGAGCTGACCGTCCGCACGGGTTCCGGGTCGGGGCCCGGCGGCGGGGACGAGCCGGCCGAGGACCTGGCCGACGAGCTGGTCGAGGACCTGGAGGCCGGCACCGACGCGGCCCTGCGAGCCCAGGTGATGCTGGGTGAGTGGGAGTGA
- a CDS encoding TetR/AcrR family transcriptional regulator, which produces MTRREQILRTAAELFAARGFHGVSVAELGAACGISGPALYKHFASKDAMLAEMLVRISEELLEVGRTRVGGASSPREAIAALVEWHTDFALQHRALIVVQDRDWESLPPDAREQVRALQRAYVDLWAEQLHALALAEGSGDDGLDGARAAAHAAFGLLNSTPHSALLPDEQMRELLVRMALGALLSR; this is translated from the coding sequence GTGACCAGGCGCGAGCAGATCCTGCGGACCGCGGCGGAGCTCTTCGCCGCCCGCGGCTTCCACGGCGTCTCGGTCGCCGAGCTGGGCGCCGCCTGCGGGATCAGCGGGCCCGCCCTCTACAAGCACTTCGCCTCCAAGGACGCGATGCTCGCCGAGATGCTGGTCCGGATCAGCGAGGAGCTGCTCGAGGTGGGCCGGACCCGGGTCGGCGGCGCGTCCTCGCCCCGGGAGGCGATCGCGGCGCTCGTCGAGTGGCACACCGACTTCGCCCTCCAGCATCGCGCGCTGATCGTCGTCCAGGACCGGGACTGGGAGTCGCTGCCCCCGGACGCCCGCGAGCAGGTCCGGGCGCTCCAGCGGGCGTACGTCGACCTGTGGGCCGAGCAGCTGCACGCGCTCGCCCTGGCCGAGGGGAGCGGGGACGACGGCCTCGACGGCGCCCGCGCGGCTGCACACGCGGCGTTCGGCCTGCTCAACTCCACCCCGCACAGCGCCCTGCTGCCCGACGAGCAGATGCGCGAGCTGCTGGTCCGGATGGCCCTCGGCGCCCTGCTCAGCCGTTGA
- a CDS encoding 2-phosphosulfolactate phosphatase has protein sequence MARPRRPGADLVAAPVKAGHDQAGHRVRLEWGPAGGAAVAAGADVAVVVDVLSFTTTVSIAVERGIRVWPFGWHDERAATYAAELDAVLAVGRLEARERPRQHAPDQPPRDRPVTLSPAAMRSVSGVQRLVLPSPNGSTVSAALAERGAVVVAACLRNRAAVASWLAPRVEAGATVAVVPAGERWPDGSLRPCAEDLWGSGAVLAGLLDLDGAVAGVLSPEADVAVAAWRAVEHDVEARLHACASGVELVAAGFGADVAVAAETDVSDVVPVLSDAAFGAARRH, from the coding sequence GTGGCTCGACCCCGCCGACCGGGTGCGGATCTGGTAGCCGCGCCGGTCAAGGCCGGCCACGACCAGGCCGGCCACCGGGTCCGCCTGGAGTGGGGGCCCGCCGGTGGCGCGGCGGTCGCGGCCGGCGCGGACGTGGCCGTGGTGGTCGACGTGCTCTCGTTCACCACGACGGTGAGCATCGCCGTCGAGCGCGGGATCCGGGTCTGGCCCTTCGGCTGGCACGACGAGCGGGCCGCGACGTACGCCGCGGAGCTCGACGCCGTCCTGGCCGTCGGGCGGCTCGAGGCCCGGGAGCGCCCCCGGCAGCACGCCCCCGACCAGCCACCCCGGGACCGCCCGGTCACTCTCTCCCCGGCGGCGATGCGCTCGGTCAGCGGCGTCCAACGGCTGGTGCTGCCCTCGCCCAACGGCTCGACCGTGAGCGCCGCCCTGGCCGAGCGCGGGGCGGTGGTGGTCGCAGCCTGCCTGCGCAACCGGGCTGCCGTGGCCAGCTGGCTGGCCCCCCGGGTCGAGGCGGGGGCGACGGTCGCCGTCGTGCCCGCGGGCGAGCGCTGGCCGGACGGCTCGCTGCGGCCGTGCGCCGAGGACCTCTGGGGCAGCGGTGCCGTGCTCGCCGGGCTGCTCGACCTCGACGGGGCCGTGGCCGGGGTGCTGAGCCCGGAGGCGGACGTGGCAGTCGCGGCCTGGCGCGCGGTCGAGCACGACGTCGAGGCCCGGCTGCACGCCTGCGCGAGCGGGGTCGAGCTGGTGGCCGCGGGCTTCGGGGCCGACGTGGCGGTCGCCGCGGAGACCGACGTGAGCGACGTGGTGCCGGTGCTGAGCGACGCCGCGTTCGGGGCGGCGCGCCGGCACTGA
- a CDS encoding DEAD/DEAH box helicase → MSFVPTRGPATFRPGTPPRQGVVEFTGGRTVTLPITAALPILARARKAAQQDEIHPSVALLAAAAHLGLRLVAEGRFEPHPDEPWWRLAPLDAADADRVEQLARARAYGDLDAAGAEGIVRAVLEAVVDAMPRRQPTRLAAVPDYPRRLQDRLADLGRRRGRDDRPELVRLSLRIEAEEEELYAGELRVVPQVHAEGGEHQVADAAELWLESGPDASHGFGDRARVHAALALRQAAAAWPPLERLLEVRVPDVITLAADEVTGLLSEGLAALKEIGVDVHWPRDLGRELTSAAVLDRAPARAGQELPLQTSTLGADALFAFRWQVSLHGDPLADDEMARLAESAGSVVRLRDSWVVVDPATAEKARRRLIRTVRPSQALAAALTGTVPVGPEPGAADAGEPGEASGVLGSEAEVVVGASLLQVRDRVRQATTREPVPIPAGLDATLRHYQHQGLTWLAELTSLGLGACLADDMGLGKTITVIALHLRRAETRTETDAGPGAGPGATLVVCPASLLGNWEAEIRRFAPGVPVRRFHGGDRSLAQVHDGFVLTTYGTMRNDVVSPESALRAVPWDLVVADEAQHVKNARSGTARALRQLESTARVALTGTPVENNLTELWAILDWAIPGLLGSRLAFRRTWAAPIEAGVDSKITARFADLVSPFLLRRRKSDPGIAPELPPKTETDHLLGLTREQAVLYEAFVKDRMARIERSDALARRGMVLAMLTGLKQICNHPAHFLREQNPTLVGRSAKLDLLDELLGTVLAEDGAALVFTQYVAMARLLEVHLTRAGVPHQFLHGGTPVAEREAMVRRFQAAPDEPDRTPVFLLSLKAGGTGLNLTAADHVIHYDRWWNPAVEDQATDRAYRIGQTRAVQVHRMVTEGTVEQRIAELLTRKRGVADSVLARGESALTELSDGELRDLVELR, encoded by the coding sequence GTGAGCTTCGTCCCGACCCGCGGCCCCGCGACCTTCCGACCTGGCACCCCGCCGCGGCAGGGCGTGGTCGAGTTCACCGGCGGGCGGACCGTCACGCTGCCGATCACCGCGGCGCTGCCGATCCTCGCCCGCGCCCGGAAGGCAGCCCAGCAGGACGAGATCCACCCCAGCGTCGCGCTGCTGGCCGCCGCCGCGCACCTGGGTCTGCGCCTGGTCGCCGAGGGGCGGTTCGAGCCGCACCCGGACGAGCCCTGGTGGCGCCTGGCGCCGCTCGACGCGGCCGACGCCGACCGGGTCGAGCAGCTCGCCCGGGCCCGGGCGTACGGGGACCTGGACGCCGCGGGCGCCGAGGGCATCGTCCGGGCGGTCCTCGAGGCGGTGGTCGACGCGATGCCGCGGCGTCAGCCCACCCGGCTGGCTGCGGTCCCGGACTACCCGCGCCGGCTCCAGGACCGGCTCGCGGACCTGGGCCGCCGACGGGGCAGGGACGACCGGCCCGAGCTGGTCCGCCTCTCCCTGCGGATCGAGGCCGAGGAGGAGGAGCTGTACGCGGGCGAGCTGCGGGTGGTGCCGCAGGTGCACGCCGAGGGCGGGGAGCACCAGGTCGCCGACGCCGCGGAGCTGTGGCTGGAGTCGGGTCCCGACGCCTCGCACGGGTTCGGCGACCGGGCCCGGGTGCACGCCGCGCTGGCCCTGCGCCAGGCTGCTGCGGCCTGGCCGCCGCTGGAGCGGCTGCTCGAGGTGCGGGTGCCCGACGTGATCACCCTGGCCGCCGACGAGGTGACCGGGCTGCTCAGCGAGGGACTGGCCGCCCTCAAGGAGATCGGGGTCGACGTGCACTGGCCCCGCGACCTGGGCCGGGAGCTGACCTCGGCGGCCGTGCTGGACCGTGCGCCCGCCCGCGCAGGCCAGGAGCTGCCGCTGCAGACCTCCACGCTGGGGGCCGACGCGCTCTTCGCCTTCCGCTGGCAGGTCTCGCTGCACGGCGACCCGCTCGCGGACGACGAGATGGCCCGGCTGGCCGAGTCGGCCGGCTCGGTGGTCCGGCTGCGGGACAGCTGGGTCGTGGTCGACCCGGCCACGGCGGAGAAGGCGCGGCGCCGCCTGATCCGGACGGTCCGGCCCAGCCAGGCGCTGGCCGCGGCGCTGACCGGCACGGTCCCCGTCGGCCCCGAGCCGGGCGCCGCCGACGCGGGCGAGCCGGGTGAGGCGAGCGGCGTACTGGGCTCCGAGGCGGAGGTGGTGGTCGGCGCGTCCCTGCTCCAGGTGCGCGACCGGGTGCGCCAGGCCACGACCCGGGAGCCGGTGCCGATCCCGGCGGGCCTGGACGCGACCCTGCGGCACTACCAGCACCAGGGGCTGACCTGGCTGGCCGAGCTCACCTCGCTCGGCCTGGGCGCCTGCCTGGCCGACGACATGGGCCTGGGCAAGACGATCACCGTGATCGCGCTGCACCTGCGCCGCGCCGAGACCCGCACCGAGACGGATGCCGGGCCGGGTGCCGGGCCGGGCGCCACCCTGGTCGTCTGCCCCGCCTCGCTGCTGGGCAACTGGGAGGCGGAGATCCGCCGGTTCGCCCCCGGGGTGCCGGTCCGCCGCTTCCACGGAGGCGACCGCTCCCTGGCGCAGGTGCACGACGGGTTCGTCCTGACCACCTACGGCACGATGCGCAACGACGTGGTGAGCCCCGAGAGCGCCCTGCGCGCCGTCCCCTGGGACCTGGTGGTCGCCGACGAGGCCCAGCACGTGAAGAACGCCCGCTCCGGGACCGCGCGGGCGCTGCGCCAGCTCGAGAGCACGGCCCGGGTGGCGCTGACCGGCACCCCGGTGGAGAACAACCTGACCGAGCTGTGGGCGATCCTGGACTGGGCGATCCCGGGGCTGCTGGGCAGCCGCCTGGCGTTCCGGCGTACCTGGGCCGCCCCGATCGAGGCGGGGGTCGACTCGAAGATCACCGCCCGGTTCGCCGACCTGGTCAGCCCGTTCCTGCTGCGCCGGCGCAAGTCCGATCCGGGGATCGCGCCCGAGCTGCCGCCCAAGACCGAGACCGACCACCTGCTGGGGCTGACCCGGGAGCAGGCGGTGCTCTACGAGGCGTTCGTCAAGGACCGGATGGCGCGGATCGAGCGCTCCGACGCCCTCGCCCGCCGCGGGATGGTGCTGGCGATGCTCACCGGCCTGAAGCAGATCTGCAACCACCCGGCGCACTTCCTCCGCGAGCAGAACCCGACGCTGGTCGGGCGCTCGGCCAAGCTCGACCTGCTCGACGAGCTGCTCGGCACGGTGCTCGCCGAGGACGGAGCGGCGCTGGTCTTCACCCAGTACGTCGCGATGGCGCGGCTGCTGGAGGTGCACCTGACCCGGGCGGGCGTGCCGCACCAGTTCCTGCACGGGGGCACCCCGGTGGCCGAGCGCGAGGCGATGGTCCGGCGCTTCCAGGCCGCGCCCGACGAGCCGGACCGGACCCCGGTCTTCCTGCTCTCCCTCAAGGCCGGCGGCACCGGCCTCAACCTCACCGCGGCCGACCACGTCATCCACTACGACCGCTGGTGGAACCCGGCGGTGGAGGACCAGGCGACCGACCGGGCGTACCGGATCGGCCAGACCCGCGCCGTCCAGGTGCACCGGATGGTCACCGAGGGCACGGTCGAGCAGCGGATCGCCGAGCTGCTCACCCGCAAGCGCGGGGTCGCCGACTCGGTCCTGGCGCGTGGGGAGTCCGCGCTGACCGAGCTCTCCGACGGCGAGCTGCGCGACCTGGTGGAGCTGCGGTGA
- a CDS encoding maleylpyruvate isomerase N-terminal domain-containing protein, which produces MSLTVGLETGRTACLDSVTGLVQAVESFSEHDLLGPSRCHGWTRLDAVVHVVAGWQEMLAGLVCLVEEQPTVDAASYWPEFAAAFGGGDPVPALMAQRRRTAAYLRPADAVEQLHELAESLRRGVAALPDRACAWQGHVFAAGDFLAIWAVEHAVHHLDLCSSVPAPASALALTRATVEALAGPLPADWSDEKAVLVGAGRVPVPDGLGETAARLPALG; this is translated from the coding sequence ATGTCGCTCACCGTGGGCCTCGAGACCGGACGCACCGCCTGCCTGGACTCGGTCACCGGGCTCGTGCAGGCCGTGGAGAGCTTCTCCGAGCACGACCTGCTCGGGCCGTCCCGGTGCCACGGGTGGACCAGGCTGGACGCCGTGGTGCACGTGGTCGCCGGCTGGCAGGAGATGCTCGCCGGCCTGGTCTGCCTCGTCGAGGAGCAGCCCACGGTCGACGCGGCCTCCTACTGGCCCGAGTTCGCTGCCGCGTTCGGCGGCGGGGACCCGGTGCCGGCGCTGATGGCGCAGCGGCGCCGGACCGCGGCGTACCTCCGGCCCGCGGACGCGGTCGAGCAGCTGCACGAGCTCGCGGAGTCGCTGCGTCGCGGGGTGGCCGCGTTGCCCGACCGTGCGTGCGCCTGGCAGGGCCACGTCTTCGCTGCGGGCGACTTCCTGGCGATCTGGGCGGTGGAGCACGCGGTGCACCACCTCGACCTGTGCTCCTCCGTGCCGGCCCCCGCCAGCGCGCTCGCCCTGACCCGGGCCACCGTCGAGGCGCTGGCCGGTCCGCTGCCCGCGGACTGGTCCGACGAGAAGGCGGTCCTGGTGGGTGCCGGCCGGGTGCCGGTCCCGGACGGGCTGGGGGAGACCGCCGCCCGGCTGCCCGCTCTGGGCTGA
- a CDS encoding RecQ family ATP-dependent DNA helicase gives MTVTAGDDVRRDTRAQAEQHLRALVGSDDAVLREDQWSAIEALAVDRRRALVVQRTGWGKSAVYFVATLLLRAQGAGPTVIVSPLLALMRNQISAAERAGIRAVTLNSTNIEQWEPIHQAINAGEVDVLLVSPERLNNPGFRDEVLPRLAATAGLLVIDEAHCISDWGHDFRPDYRRIRTLLGDLPTGIPVLATTATANARVTSDVAEQLGSDVLVLRGSLDRESLRLGVVRLKTAEQRLAWLADHLAEQPGSGIVYCLTVAATQEIADYLRSRGMQVAAYSGQTEASERQALEQDLVEGRVKALVATSALGMGFDARLGFVVNMGAPASPVAYYQQVGRAGRGTDEATVVLLPATEDRDIWAYFASLSFPREELVRQTLEVLAGAQKPMSTAALETYVDLSRSRLEQMLKVLDVDGAVRRVQGGWTSTGQPWSYDAERYARVAAAREREQQAMLDYITTDKCRMWFLRDQLDDPDVAERCGRCDNCGGLSLATSVSEESVESAHERLARPGVVIEPRKMWPSGLANLGISLKGKITDGAAEGRAVNRLTDLGYGQQLRELFKTGPDGEALDGPVPVPLVRAVVEVLGDWRPRVEAIVYVESARRPTLTRDLADGLSRYLKVPVVGSWAIVDPDVPPGKGAANSAQRVAAVGRRSALQADVPAGPVLLVDDLVVTGWTLTLAARALRDAGATEVLPLTLAVNG, from the coding sequence ATGACGGTCACCGCAGGAGACGACGTACGCCGAGACACCCGCGCCCAGGCAGAGCAGCACCTGCGCGCGCTGGTGGGCAGCGACGACGCGGTGCTGCGCGAGGACCAGTGGTCGGCTATCGAGGCGCTGGCGGTCGACCGGCGCCGCGCCCTGGTGGTCCAGCGCACCGGCTGGGGCAAGTCGGCGGTCTACTTCGTCGCCACCCTGCTGCTGCGCGCCCAGGGCGCCGGGCCGACGGTGATCGTCTCCCCGCTGCTCGCGCTGATGCGCAACCAGATCTCCGCGGCCGAGCGGGCCGGGATCCGGGCGGTCACCCTCAACTCCACCAACATCGAGCAGTGGGAGCCGATCCACCAGGCGATCAACGCCGGTGAGGTCGACGTGCTGCTGGTCAGCCCCGAGCGGCTCAACAACCCCGGGTTCCGCGACGAGGTGCTCCCGCGGCTGGCCGCGACCGCCGGTCTGCTGGTGATCGACGAGGCCCACTGCATCTCCGACTGGGGCCACGACTTCCGTCCTGACTACCGGCGCATCCGCACCCTGCTCGGCGACCTGCCCACCGGGATCCCGGTGCTGGCCACCACCGCCACCGCCAACGCCCGGGTCACCTCCGACGTCGCCGAGCAGCTCGGCTCCGACGTCCTGGTGCTGCGCGGCTCGCTGGACCGCGAGTCGCTGCGCCTGGGCGTGGTGCGGCTCAAGACCGCGGAGCAGCGTCTCGCCTGGCTGGCCGACCACCTGGCCGAGCAGCCCGGCTCCGGCATCGTCTACTGCCTCACCGTGGCCGCCACCCAGGAGATCGCCGACTACCTGCGCTCCCGCGGCATGCAGGTCGCGGCGTACTCCGGGCAGACCGAGGCCAGCGAGCGCCAGGCGCTCGAGCAGGACCTGGTCGAGGGCCGGGTCAAGGCGTTGGTCGCGACCAGCGCCCTGGGCATGGGGTTCGACGCCCGGCTCGGGTTCGTGGTCAACATGGGGGCGCCGGCCTCTCCGGTGGCCTACTACCAGCAGGTCGGCCGCGCCGGCCGCGGCACCGACGAGGCCACCGTGGTGCTCCTGCCCGCCACCGAGGACCGCGACATCTGGGCCTACTTCGCGTCCCTGTCCTTCCCGCGGGAGGAGCTGGTCCGCCAGACCCTCGAGGTGCTCGCCGGCGCCCAGAAGCCGATGAGCACCGCGGCGCTGGAGACGTACGTCGACCTGAGCCGGTCCCGGCTGGAGCAGATGCTCAAGGTGCTCGACGTCGACGGCGCGGTCCGCCGGGTCCAGGGCGGGTGGACCTCCACGGGGCAGCCGTGGAGCTACGACGCCGAGCGGTACGCCCGGGTGGCCGCGGCCCGGGAGCGCGAGCAGCAGGCGATGCTCGACTACATCACCACCGACAAGTGCCGGATGTGGTTCCTGCGCGACCAGCTCGACGACCCGGACGTGGCTGAGCGGTGCGGGCGCTGCGACAACTGCGGGGGGCTGAGCCTGGCGACCTCGGTCTCGGAGGAGTCGGTGGAGTCGGCCCACGAGCGGCTCGCCCGCCCCGGCGTGGTGATCGAGCCGCGCAAGATGTGGCCCTCGGGCCTGGCCAACCTGGGCATCTCGCTCAAGGGCAAGATCACCGACGGCGCCGCGGAGGGCCGCGCGGTCAACCGGCTCACCGACCTGGGCTACGGCCAGCAGCTGCGCGAGCTCTTCAAGACCGGCCCCGACGGCGAGGCGCTCGACGGTCCCGTGCCCGTGCCGCTGGTCCGGGCCGTGGTCGAGGTGCTGGGCGACTGGCGCCCCCGGGTGGAGGCGATCGTCTACGTCGAGTCGGCCCGTCGTCCCACCCTGACCCGGGACCTGGCCGACGGCCTGTCCCGCTACCTCAAGGTGCCGGTGGTGGGCTCCTGGGCGATCGTCGACCCGGACGTGCCGCCCGGCAAGGGTGCGGCCAACTCCGCCCAGCGGGTCGCGGCCGTGGGGCGGCGCTCAGCCCTGCAGGCCGACGTGCCGGCCGGTCCGGTGCTCCTGGTCGACGACCTGGTGGTCACCGGGTGGACGCTCACCCTGGCCGCCCGGGCGCTGCGCGACGCCGGCGCCACCGAGGTGCTGCCGCTGACGCTCGCGGTCAACGGCTGA
- a CDS encoding glutathione peroxidase — MSILDASLSRLDGTPGTLRDLTGGRPALLVNVASKCGLTPQYAKLEALHEAYAARGFTVVGLPCNQFMGQEPGSAEEIAEFCSATYGVTFPMSEKIEVNGVGRHEVLAPLVELPDDRGNTGDVQWNFEKFLVDADGTPVARFNPATEPDDAALVAAVDALLS; from the coding sequence ATGAGCATCCTGGACGCCTCCCTGAGCAGGCTCGACGGCACGCCCGGCACCCTGCGCGACCTCACCGGCGGGCGTCCGGCCCTGCTGGTCAACGTGGCCAGCAAGTGCGGCCTGACCCCGCAGTACGCCAAGCTCGAGGCCCTGCACGAGGCGTACGCCGCGCGCGGTTTCACCGTCGTCGGGCTGCCCTGCAACCAGTTCATGGGCCAGGAGCCCGGCAGCGCCGAGGAGATCGCCGAGTTCTGCTCCGCGACGTACGGCGTGACCTTCCCGATGTCGGAGAAGATCGAGGTCAACGGGGTCGGCCGGCACGAGGTGCTCGCGCCGCTGGTCGAGCTTCCCGACGACCGCGGCAACACCGGCGACGTGCAGTGGAACTTCGAGAAGTTCCTGGTCGACGCCGACGGCACCCCGGTCGCCCGGTTCAACCCGGCCACCGAGCCGGACGACGCGGCCCTGGTCGCCGCGGTGGACGCGCTGCTGTCCTGA